The Georgenia faecalis genome includes a window with the following:
- a CDS encoding DUF305 domain-containing protein, whose product MRAALARRALVAVMCGVLAAGCTQARAAREDAAATVQARPLEADVCFVEMMVPHHQQAVEMSEILLDKDGVWERGQRFARYVAATQGQEILAMREWLAAWDVALTDAAEQLNAGGSGPRGVPGAGDAPAGGGGHAGHGAPAVGDEVVLPSCSHAHGVSMDGMLTAEQMDALRGAGATHAQRLYLELMIPHHEGALTMAEEALAEAENAFVRSSARHVVQEQVSELEQLRAMIAALDTGDLGLPDAYVEGEYLTYGADLDPSSGAGTSSEAQDGPP is encoded by the coding sequence ATGAGGGCAGCACTGGCCCGGCGCGCACTGGTCGCAGTGATGTGCGGTGTGCTCGCGGCCGGGTGCACGCAGGCGAGGGCGGCCCGCGAGGACGCCGCCGCGACCGTGCAGGCCCGCCCGCTGGAGGCCGACGTCTGCTTCGTCGAGATGATGGTGCCGCACCACCAGCAAGCGGTCGAGATGAGCGAGATCCTCCTCGACAAGGACGGGGTGTGGGAGCGCGGCCAGCGCTTCGCCCGGTACGTCGCGGCGACCCAGGGGCAGGAGATCCTCGCCATGCGGGAGTGGCTCGCCGCGTGGGACGTGGCGCTGACCGACGCGGCGGAGCAGCTGAACGCGGGCGGTTCCGGTCCGCGCGGCGTACCGGGCGCCGGCGACGCCCCGGCGGGCGGTGGGGGCCACGCCGGCCACGGCGCCCCGGCGGTCGGGGACGAGGTGGTGCTTCCGTCCTGCAGCCACGCCCACGGCGTGAGCATGGACGGCATGCTCACGGCCGAGCAGATGGACGCGCTGCGTGGGGCCGGCGCCACACACGCCCAACGGCTCTACCTCGAGCTGATGATCCCGCACCACGAGGGCGCCCTGACGATGGCTGAGGAGGCGCTCGCCGAGGCCGAGAACGCGTTCGTCCGTTCGAGCGCGAGGCACGTCGTGCAGGAGCAGGTGTCCGAGCTCGAGCAGCTGCGGGCGATGATCGCGGCGCTCGACACGGGGGACCTCGGGCTCCCCGACGCCTACGTCGAGGGTGAGTACCTCACCTACGGCGCGGACCTCGACCCGTCCTCCGGTGCCGGAACGTCCTCCGAGGCGCAGGACGGCCCGCCGTGA
- a CDS encoding S9 family peptidase produces the protein MSGPERSPFHDLDSYVALPRLSGLALSPDGDRLVTGVSALNAERTAYVTSLWEVDPAGERPAVRLTRGARGEAHPTFTTDGDLFFVARRADGEHSEDDAPAALWCLPRTAGEAHLVAAHPGGIDDVQAARAADAVVVGASALPSAPDLETEQRLREARKDRKVSAVLHSGYPVRYWDHDLGPDFPRLYALGEGEEEARPLRDLTPDAARHLVETSWDLAPDGTFVVSTWSLPEARGSVRDALVRIDVATGERRTLLAEPDLSVWRPRISPDGTAVAYPRETRSTATTAPRIHLEVLDLGGDATPRRIAADWDRWPADVTWLPDGSGLLVVADEDGRSRLFHVDLASERVTRLTDEGALSDVVVAPDGASAYALRASYAYPAEVVRIDLAGRRDGEAAVTPLRGPVERPALPGTLTEVETTTADGVRVRAWLALPDGASDAAPAPLLLWIHGGPLASWNSWSWRWNPWIMVARGYAVLLPDPALSTGYGQDFIQRGWGSWGQAPFTDLMAVTDAVVARPDIDESRTAAMGGSFGGYMANWVAGHTDRFAAIVTHASLWALDAFGPTTDSAYYWGREMSPEMALANSPHLHVGNIRTPMLVIHGDKDYRVPIGEGLRLWYELLSASGLPADDEGRSPHRFLYFPDENHWVLTPQNAKVWYEVVLGYLAEHVLGEQPPALPETLG, from the coding sequence GTGAGCGGACCCGAGCGCAGCCCCTTCCACGACCTCGACTCCTACGTCGCCCTGCCCCGCCTCAGCGGGCTGGCTCTGTCCCCCGACGGAGACCGCCTCGTCACGGGCGTGAGCGCGCTCAACGCCGAGCGCACCGCCTACGTCACCTCGCTGTGGGAGGTGGACCCGGCCGGCGAACGCCCCGCCGTGCGCCTCACCCGCGGTGCCCGCGGCGAGGCGCACCCCACCTTCACCACGGACGGCGACCTGTTCTTCGTCGCCCGGCGCGCCGACGGCGAGCACTCCGAGGACGACGCCCCGGCCGCGCTCTGGTGCCTGCCACGCACCGCCGGGGAGGCGCACCTCGTCGCCGCGCACCCCGGGGGCATCGACGACGTCCAGGCGGCCCGCGCCGCCGACGCCGTCGTCGTCGGGGCGTCCGCCCTGCCCTCCGCCCCGGACCTGGAGACCGAGCAGCGGCTTCGCGAGGCGCGCAAGGACCGCAAGGTGAGCGCCGTCCTCCACAGCGGTTACCCGGTGCGGTACTGGGACCACGACCTCGGTCCCGACTTCCCCCGGCTCTACGCCCTCGGCGAGGGCGAGGAGGAGGCGCGGCCGCTGCGCGACCTCACCCCGGACGCGGCCCGGCACCTCGTGGAGACGTCGTGGGACCTCGCCCCGGACGGCACGTTCGTCGTGTCCACGTGGTCGCTGCCCGAGGCGCGCGGGTCGGTGCGCGACGCCCTCGTGCGCATCGACGTCGCCACCGGCGAGCGCCGCACGCTGCTCGCCGAGCCGGACCTGTCGGTGTGGCGCCCGCGCATCAGCCCGGACGGCACGGCGGTCGCCTACCCCCGCGAGACCCGGAGCACGGCGACCACCGCGCCGCGCATCCACCTGGAGGTCCTCGACCTCGGCGGGGACGCCACGCCCCGGCGGATCGCCGCCGACTGGGACCGCTGGCCCGCCGACGTCACCTGGCTCCCCGACGGCTCCGGGCTCCTCGTCGTGGCGGACGAGGACGGGCGCAGCCGCCTGTTCCACGTCGACCTCGCGTCCGAGCGCGTCACCCGCCTCACCGACGAGGGTGCGCTCAGCGACGTCGTCGTCGCCCCCGACGGCGCCTCCGCCTACGCCCTGCGCGCCTCCTACGCCTACCCCGCCGAGGTGGTCCGCATCGACCTCGCCGGACGCCGCGACGGCGAGGCGGCGGTGACGCCCCTGCGCGGCCCCGTCGAGCGGCCCGCCCTGCCCGGCACCCTCACCGAGGTGGAGACGACGACGGCGGACGGCGTCCGCGTGCGCGCCTGGCTCGCCCTGCCCGACGGCGCCTCCGACGCCGCGCCCGCCCCGCTGCTCCTGTGGATCCACGGCGGACCGCTCGCCTCGTGGAACTCGTGGAGCTGGCGCTGGAACCCGTGGATCATGGTCGCCCGCGGCTACGCCGTCCTCCTGCCCGACCCGGCCCTGTCGACGGGGTACGGCCAGGACTTCATCCAGCGCGGGTGGGGCTCGTGGGGTCAGGCGCCGTTCACCGACCTCATGGCCGTCACCGACGCCGTCGTGGCCCGGCCCGACATCGACGAGTCCCGCACGGCCGCGATGGGCGGGTCGTTCGGCGGCTACATGGCCAACTGGGTAGCCGGGCACACCGACCGGTTCGCCGCGATCGTCACCCACGCGAGCCTGTGGGCGCTGGACGCGTTCGGCCCGACGACGGACTCCGCGTACTACTGGGGCCGCGAGATGTCCCCCGAGATGGCGCTGGCGAACTCCCCGCACCTGCACGTCGGCAACATCCGCACGCCGATGCTCGTCATCCACGGCGACAAGGACTACCGGGTGCCCATCGGCGAGGGCCTGCGGCTGTGGTACGAGCTGCTCTCGGCCTCCGGCCTCCCGGCCGACGACGAGGGGAGGAGCCCTCACCGCTTCCTCTACTTCCCCGACGAGAACCACTGGGTCCTCACGCCGCAGAACGCCAAGGTCTGGTACGAGGTGGTCCTCGGCTACCTCGCCGAGCACGTCCTCGGCGAGCAGCCGCCGGCCCTGCCGGAGACGCTCGGCTGA
- a CDS encoding GH92 family glycosyl hydrolase: MLALAAGSLVAVPAAASAAPEPAPAPAAVADPAGLVNPFIGTQNDGNTFPGASMPFGMVQLSPDTGHYVGYDWNREEIRGFSIVHPSGVGCGLGGDLPIMPTVGEITSTDYTRYASAYSHDDEEAEPGYYRVGLEKYDVTAELTATTRTGTHRYTFPSTGQANVLLNTGQALHQVLSSDVRVVDDRTIEATIVGQGFCQDTEPYTLYTVTTFDRPFDEVGTWAGDTVTADSEATAGAGRRGAYARFDTTDGDLDVEATTALSWVDLEGARANLAAEGTGTFDETREAAHDTWNERLSQVGITGGTEEQQRTFYSSMYRALLSPNTGSDVDGRYTGWDQEIHTLDDDMGTYYQTWSLWDTYRTQQQLLSLLAPAESRDMALSLLKVEDQGGWLPRWGYGTVETNIMTGDPATPFLVSAFQQGLLEGHEEEAYAAITENADGVPPADSQYSGRAGNEFYLANGYVPHEPSTPKKPGDFDLHHGGSATLEYALADATLATMAQDLGHAEDAARYAARGQNYRSLFNPDTGFFQARDADGVFVGDPDPASSPGFHEGTAWQYLWLVQQDIPGLIDLIGGREETNERLDSFFAYDELLTNREQTVREVWINGPYDYYNADKYNPQNEPNIHAPYTYLWTGQPWKTTDVVHAALTLFTDAPNGVTGNDDMGTMSSWHVLSALGIYPAVPGTETWALTSPVFERVEIALDDEYYPGGDLLITAPGTSDASRYIQGVTLSGEPLDRSYITGDDIRAGAEIAFEVGAAPSDWATQEGAAPAPINSADYVLEHLGAGVTPERTILYADAEEATRVDLSVPVVATGAGTIRGTVTVTTEGPLTTADSTLEWSVRSGNLPAPIELAVPVDVAVGAAPGEYAVTITVTDTRGNEVTREASIIVAEPGGLVPYFTNVGIGDDGADNADFDGMGWYYSRTALAGAGVLQGQTYPLGETGMSFALPLVPAGEPDNIVAQGQTIDVEDLLRGATQFSLIGSGTNGDQRGTAVLGLSDGTTLDTPVTLTDWCSGNPADGNTFVARTGYRGHNAGTDGVRCSLFATTPIVIPDGAAITSITLPNSPNMHVFAIAHDAPEAPDELIGTGGVLPGTTVGTPFSGPVALFTGGTGESAEDYTATVDWGDGSEATPGTITTEDGVYVVNGEHTFAAAGEFTVLVEVTDAAGESITIGSTITVAPGEDPTDPPTDPTDPPTDPTDPPTDPTDPPTDPTDPPTDEPTEAPTTDEPTEGPTTEAPPAGDGGDEGPGAGDLPATGMTPTAALLAAFALALGAGALAIRRRQTA; encoded by the coding sequence TTGCTCGCCCTAGCGGCCGGTTCCCTCGTCGCCGTCCCCGCCGCGGCATCCGCAGCGCCCGAGCCTGCCCCCGCGCCGGCCGCCGTCGCGGACCCCGCCGGCCTGGTGAACCCGTTCATCGGTACCCAGAACGACGGCAACACCTTCCCGGGGGCGTCCATGCCCTTCGGAATGGTGCAGCTCTCCCCCGACACCGGTCACTACGTCGGGTACGACTGGAACCGCGAGGAGATCCGCGGATTCAGCATCGTCCACCCCTCGGGCGTGGGATGCGGGCTGGGCGGCGACCTGCCGATCATGCCGACGGTCGGTGAGATCACCTCCACCGACTACACCCGGTACGCCTCCGCGTACAGCCACGACGACGAAGAGGCCGAGCCCGGCTACTACCGCGTCGGCCTCGAGAAGTACGACGTCACCGCCGAGCTCACCGCGACGACGCGGACAGGCACGCACCGGTACACCTTCCCGTCGACCGGCCAGGCCAACGTCCTGCTCAACACGGGCCAGGCGCTGCACCAGGTGCTCTCCAGCGACGTCCGGGTCGTCGACGACCGCACCATCGAGGCGACCATCGTCGGCCAGGGCTTCTGCCAGGACACCGAGCCGTACACGCTCTACACGGTGACGACGTTCGACCGCCCCTTCGACGAGGTCGGCACGTGGGCCGGGGACACCGTCACCGCGGACAGCGAGGCGACCGCGGGCGCGGGCCGACGCGGGGCCTACGCCCGCTTCGACACCACCGACGGCGACCTCGACGTGGAGGCCACCACGGCCCTGTCCTGGGTCGACCTCGAGGGCGCGCGGGCCAACCTCGCGGCCGAGGGGACCGGCACGTTCGACGAGACCCGCGAGGCCGCCCACGACACGTGGAACGAGCGGCTGAGCCAGGTCGGCATCACCGGCGGGACCGAGGAGCAGCAGCGCACCTTCTACTCCTCGATGTACCGCGCCCTGCTCTCGCCGAACACCGGCTCCGACGTCGACGGCCGGTACACCGGCTGGGACCAGGAGATCCACACGCTCGACGACGACATGGGCACCTACTACCAGACGTGGTCGCTGTGGGACACCTACCGCACCCAGCAGCAGCTCCTCTCGCTGCTCGCCCCCGCGGAGTCGCGGGACATGGCGCTCTCCCTCCTCAAGGTCGAGGACCAGGGCGGCTGGCTGCCCCGCTGGGGCTACGGCACGGTCGAGACCAACATCATGACGGGCGACCCGGCCACCCCGTTCCTCGTCAGCGCCTTCCAGCAGGGCCTGCTCGAGGGCCACGAGGAGGAGGCCTACGCGGCCATCACCGAGAACGCCGACGGCGTCCCGCCCGCGGACTCGCAGTACAGCGGCCGCGCCGGCAACGAGTTCTACCTCGCCAACGGCTACGTCCCGCACGAGCCGTCCACCCCGAAGAAGCCCGGTGACTTCGACCTCCACCACGGCGGGTCGGCCACCCTGGAGTACGCCCTCGCGGACGCCACGCTCGCCACCATGGCGCAGGACCTGGGCCACGCCGAGGACGCGGCGCGGTACGCCGCCCGTGGGCAGAACTACCGCAGCCTCTTCAACCCGGACACCGGCTTCTTCCAGGCGCGCGACGCCGACGGTGTCTTCGTCGGTGACCCCGACCCCGCGAGCAGCCCCGGCTTCCACGAGGGCACGGCGTGGCAGTACCTCTGGCTGGTCCAGCAGGACATCCCGGGCCTCATCGACCTCATCGGCGGCCGGGAGGAGACCAACGAGCGGCTGGACTCCTTCTTCGCCTACGACGAGCTCCTCACCAACCGCGAGCAGACGGTGCGCGAGGTCTGGATCAACGGCCCGTACGACTACTACAACGCGGACAAGTACAACCCGCAGAACGAGCCGAACATCCACGCGCCGTACACCTACCTGTGGACCGGCCAGCCGTGGAAGACCACCGACGTCGTCCACGCCGCCCTCACGCTGTTCACCGACGCCCCCAACGGGGTCACCGGCAACGACGACATGGGCACCATGTCCTCCTGGCACGTGCTCTCCGCCCTCGGCATCTACCCGGCCGTCCCGGGCACCGAGACCTGGGCGCTCACCTCGCCCGTCTTCGAGCGGGTCGAGATCGCCCTCGACGACGAGTACTACCCGGGCGGCGACCTCCTCATCACGGCGCCCGGCACCTCGGACGCCAGCCGCTACATCCAGGGCGTCACGCTCTCGGGCGAGCCCCTGGACCGCAGCTACATCACCGGCGACGACATCCGCGCCGGCGCGGAGATCGCCTTCGAGGTCGGCGCCGCCCCGTCCGACTGGGCCACCCAGGAGGGCGCGGCCCCGGCCCCCATCAACAGCGCGGACTACGTCCTGGAGCACCTCGGCGCCGGTGTCACGCCCGAGCGCACCATCCTCTACGCCGACGCCGAGGAGGCCACGCGGGTCGACCTCAGCGTCCCGGTGGTCGCCACCGGAGCGGGCACGATCAGGGGCACCGTCACCGTCACCACCGAGGGGCCCCTGACGACGGCGGACTCCACGCTCGAGTGGAGCGTCCGGTCGGGCAACCTTCCCGCGCCCATCGAGCTCGCGGTGCCGGTCGACGTGGCCGTCGGCGCGGCTCCCGGCGAGTACGCCGTCACGATCACCGTGACCGACACCCGCGGCAACGAGGTCACCCGCGAGGCGAGCATCATCGTCGCCGAGCCGGGCGGACTCGTGCCGTACTTCACCAACGTGGGCATCGGCGACGACGGCGCCGACAACGCCGACTTCGACGGGATGGGCTGGTACTACTCCCGCACGGCGCTCGCCGGCGCGGGCGTGCTCCAGGGCCAGACCTACCCGCTGGGCGAGACCGGGATGAGCTTCGCCCTCCCGCTCGTCCCCGCCGGGGAGCCGGACAACATCGTGGCGCAGGGCCAGACGATCGACGTCGAGGACCTGCTCCGCGGTGCCACGCAGTTCTCCCTCATCGGCTCCGGCACCAACGGGGACCAGCGCGGTACCGCCGTACTGGGCCTGTCCGACGGCACCACCCTCGACACCCCGGTGACCCTCACCGACTGGTGCTCGGGGAACCCGGCCGACGGCAACACCTTCGTCGCCCGGACCGGCTACCGCGGCCACAACGCGGGGACTGACGGCGTCCGCTGCTCGCTGTTCGCGACCACGCCGATCGTCATCCCGGACGGCGCGGCGATCACCAGCATCACCCTGCCCAACAGCCCGAACATGCACGTCTTCGCCATCGCGCACGACGCGCCCGAGGCGCCTGACGAGCTCATCGGGACGGGCGGGGTGCTGCCCGGCACGACGGTCGGCACGCCCTTCTCGGGCCCGGTCGCCCTCTTCACGGGTGGGACCGGCGAGTCGGCGGAGGACTACACGGCCACGGTCGACTGGGGCGACGGCAGCGAGGCGACGCCGGGCACCATCACGACCGAGGACGGCGTGTACGTCGTCAACGGTGAGCACACCTTCGCCGCTGCCGGTGAGTTCACCGTGCTGGTCGAGGTGACGGACGCCGCAGGTGAGTCGATCACCATCGGGTCCACCATCACGGTCGCCCCCGGCGAGGACCCGACGGACCCGCCCACGGACCCGACGGACCCGCCGACCGACCCGACGGACCCGCCCACGGACCCGACGGACCCGCCGACCGACCCGACGGACCCGCCCACGGACGAGCCCACCGAGGCCCCGACCACGGACGAGCCCACCGAGGGCCCGACCACCGAGGCCCCGCCCGCCGGTGACGGCGGGGACGAGGGCCCCGGTGCCGGTGACCTGCCGGCGACCGGCATGACGCCGACGGCGGCGCTGCTCGCGGCGTTCGCCCTGGCCCTCGGGGCCGGCGCGCTCGCCATCAGGCGTCGCCAGACCGCCTGA
- a CDS encoding LmeA family phospholipid-binding protein: MRRLAVILLVLAVVLVVGGAVADRVVHARVEEELAAQVRERVDVEGGPEVVVDGFPFLTQVLAGTLAEVRIAGDRVVVDGVTLDDVQVTARDVTTAEPYAAGSVELNATLPVESLRSAVASADPGLSLAVDDGELTLGLDVLGLDVAVGVVPVAAGTAVTLELTGVSLGGAEVSADDLPAAVTDLLGEWRLEVPGLPQGLELTRVDVIEDGLRVRAAGRDVDLAGLGAG; this comes from the coding sequence ATGCGCCGTCTCGCCGTCATCCTTCTCGTGCTGGCCGTCGTCCTCGTCGTCGGCGGCGCCGTCGCCGACCGCGTGGTGCACGCCCGCGTCGAGGAGGAGCTGGCGGCCCAGGTGCGCGAGCGGGTGGACGTCGAGGGTGGCCCGGAGGTCGTCGTCGACGGCTTCCCGTTCCTCACCCAGGTGCTCGCCGGGACGCTCGCGGAGGTCCGCATCGCAGGCGACCGCGTCGTCGTCGACGGCGTCACGCTCGACGACGTCCAGGTGACCGCGCGGGACGTGACGACGGCCGAGCCCTACGCGGCCGGATCGGTCGAGCTCAACGCCACCCTGCCGGTCGAGTCGCTGCGCTCCGCCGTCGCGTCGGCGGACCCCGGCCTGAGCCTGGCGGTCGACGACGGCGAGCTCACGCTGGGGCTCGACGTGCTCGGCCTCGACGTCGCGGTGGGCGTCGTCCCGGTCGCCGCCGGGACGGCCGTCACCCTCGAGCTCACGGGGGTGAGCCTCGGCGGGGCGGAGGTGTCGGCGGACGACCTCCCGGCGGCCGTCACCGACCTGCTCGGCGAGTGGCGCCTGGAGGTGCCCGGCCTGCCCCAGGGGCTGGAGCTCACCCGGGTCGACGTCATCGAGGACGGGCTGCGGGTGCGCGCCGCCGGCCGGGACGTCGACCTCGCGGGCCTGGGCGCCGGCTGA
- the lepB gene encoding signal peptidase I, with protein sequence MRLPPSPLRRGHRRRRAVIGTLSAATGLLVGAGAVLWAGHHYEVYAVAGPSMQPGLDPGARIVVELLDEDGRAHIERGDVVLFPDPGSWADHAERSALGEPGHGRAADSAAPLDEVPATVVKRVVGLPGERVVCCSRAGKLLIDGHELDEPYLHPSGGRFASDLAFDTVVPDGAVWVLGDHRAVSRDSRSDPAGALQGAVEVDDLIGVVRTRM encoded by the coding sequence GTGAGGCTGCCCCCCTCGCCCCTGCGGCGCGGGCACCGGCGGCGCCGCGCGGTCATCGGGACGCTGTCGGCGGCAACCGGCCTGCTCGTCGGGGCGGGGGCGGTGCTGTGGGCGGGTCACCACTACGAGGTCTACGCCGTCGCCGGGCCGTCGATGCAACCGGGCCTGGACCCCGGCGCCCGGATCGTCGTCGAGCTTCTCGACGAGGACGGACGCGCCCACATCGAGCGCGGCGACGTCGTCCTCTTCCCCGACCCGGGCTCGTGGGCCGACCACGCCGAGCGCTCCGCCCTGGGAGAGCCGGGGCACGGCCGGGCGGCCGACTCCGCGGCACCGCTCGACGAGGTGCCGGCGACCGTCGTCAAGCGGGTGGTCGGCCTCCCGGGGGAGCGCGTCGTCTGCTGCTCCCGGGCCGGGAAGCTGCTCATCGACGGGCACGAGCTGGACGAGCCCTACCTGCACCCGTCCGGCGGCAGGTTCGCCAGCGACCTCGCGTTCGACACGGTCGTCCCCGACGGCGCGGTGTGGGTCCTGGGGGACCACCGTGCCGTCTCCCGCGACTCGCGGTCGGACCCGGCCGGGGCGCTGCAGGGGGCGGTCGAGGTCGACGACCTCATCGGCGTCGTCCGTACGCGGATGTAG
- a CDS encoding cytochrome c oxidase assembly protein, with the protein MTAPADPRTRAAVLGGGVLALVALVAGLAFSGAAAASAVLDPGALVRWGVPVVQVVADSATAVTLGALALCALVLTPPGRAPTPAHARATPDGAPAPAWRAASRVAVVAAVVWTLALLGRLVLTYARTAGVPLDDPGFGAGFAQFVTEIPLGRSLALATALTAGVAVVSVAVTSMTGAGIAAVLAAIALVPTALTGHAAGSESHELAVSALWVHVVAVSVWAGGLVVLCLVAPRLRDDLPPAATRFSRLVGWCFALVGVSGVVSGAVRLGNLADLATPYGLLLVAKAVLYLLLGLAGWAHRRATLPRVAGDAWRSGPFWRLAAGEVLLMGAVMGVAVALASTQPPTPAQAPAVHSPAHEITGYAVPPVPSPLTWLTQWRPDLLFAVAAVAAVVVYLRWVVRLRRRGDAWPWPRTLSWVLGAVVFAWVTSGGPAVYGQLLFSAHMLAHMLLAMVVPIFFVLGAPLTLAFRALPRRPDGSRGPREWLLTLVHSRVAQFFANPLVAALNFAGSMIVFYYSPLFELALSTHLGHVLMVVHFTLAGYLFANVLIGVDPGPTRPPYPMRLLLLFATMAFHAFFGVAVTQATTLFAADHFAGLGLPWRVDALADQEVGGAIAWGVGEFPTVVLAIAVALSWARHEERTARRDDRRADRDDDAELAAYNARLAELAGRDGG; encoded by the coding sequence GTGACCGCGCCCGCCGACCCTCGCACGCGCGCCGCCGTCCTCGGCGGCGGCGTCCTCGCCCTGGTCGCCCTCGTCGCCGGCCTCGCCTTCTCCGGAGCGGCGGCCGCCTCCGCCGTCCTCGACCCGGGCGCGCTGGTCCGCTGGGGCGTCCCCGTCGTGCAGGTGGTCGCCGACTCCGCCACCGCCGTGACGCTCGGCGCGCTCGCGCTGTGCGCCCTCGTCCTCACCCCGCCGGGCCGCGCCCCCACGCCCGCCCACGCCCGCGCGACGCCGGACGGCGCGCCGGCCCCCGCCTGGCGGGCGGCGTCCCGGGTGGCCGTGGTCGCCGCCGTCGTGTGGACGCTCGCCCTGCTCGGCCGGCTCGTCCTCACCTACGCCCGGACGGCGGGTGTGCCGCTGGACGACCCCGGGTTCGGCGCCGGCTTCGCGCAGTTCGTCACCGAGATCCCCCTCGGCCGCTCGCTCGCCCTGGCCACCGCCCTCACCGCCGGTGTCGCGGTGGTGAGCGTCGCCGTGACGTCGATGACCGGGGCCGGGATCGCGGCCGTCCTCGCCGCGATCGCCCTCGTCCCCACGGCGCTCACCGGTCACGCCGCCGGCTCGGAGAGCCACGAGCTCGCCGTCTCCGCGCTGTGGGTGCACGTCGTGGCCGTGAGCGTCTGGGCGGGCGGGCTCGTGGTCCTGTGCCTGGTCGCGCCGCGACTGCGGGACGACCTCCCCCCGGCCGCCACCCGGTTCTCCCGGCTCGTGGGGTGGTGCTTCGCGCTCGTCGGCGTCTCGGGCGTGGTCAGCGGCGCGGTCCGGCTCGGCAACCTGGCCGACCTTGCCACGCCGTACGGGCTGCTCCTCGTCGCCAAGGCCGTCCTCTACCTCCTCCTCGGCCTCGCCGGCTGGGCGCACCGCCGCGCCACGCTCCCGCGGGTCGCGGGCGACGCGTGGCGCTCGGGGCCGTTCTGGCGCCTGGCCGCCGGCGAGGTGCTGCTCATGGGTGCGGTCATGGGCGTCGCCGTCGCCCTCGCCTCCACGCAACCGCCGACGCCGGCCCAGGCCCCCGCGGTGCACTCGCCCGCGCACGAGATCACCGGGTACGCCGTGCCGCCCGTGCCCTCCCCGCTCACGTGGCTCACCCAGTGGCGCCCCGACCTGCTCTTCGCCGTCGCCGCCGTCGCCGCGGTCGTCGTCTACCTCCGGTGGGTGGTGCGGCTGCGCCGCCGGGGCGACGCCTGGCCGTGGCCGCGCACGCTCTCGTGGGTCCTCGGCGCCGTCGTCTTCGCCTGGGTGACGAGCGGCGGGCCGGCCGTCTACGGCCAGCTGCTCTTCAGCGCGCACATGCTCGCGCACATGCTCCTGGCCATGGTCGTGCCGATCTTCTTCGTGCTCGGCGCGCCGCTCACCCTCGCCTTCCGGGCGCTGCCGCGCCGCCCGGACGGCTCGCGTGGCCCACGGGAGTGGCTGCTCACCCTCGTCCACTCCCGGGTGGCGCAGTTCTTCGCCAACCCCCTCGTCGCCGCCCTCAACTTCGCGGGCTCGATGATCGTCTTCTACTACTCACCGCTCTTCGAGCTGGCCCTGAGCACCCACCTGGGGCACGTCCTCATGGTCGTGCACTTCACCCTCGCGGGGTACCTCTTCGCCAACGTCCTCATCGGCGTGGACCCGGGCCCCACCCGCCCGCCCTACCCCATGCGGCTGCTCCTGCTCTTCGCGACGATGGCCTTCCACGCCTTCTTCGGCGTCGCCGTCACCCAGGCCACCACCCTCTTCGCGGCCGACCACTTCGCCGGGCTCGGCCTGCCGTGGCGGGTGGACGCCCTCGCCGACCAGGAGGTCGGCGGCGCCATCGCGTGGGGGGTCGGGGAGTTCCCGACGGTGGTGCTCGCCATCGCGGTCGCCCTGTCCTGGGCGCGGCACGAGGAGCGGACGGCCCGCCGGGACGACCGCCGCGCGGACCGGGACGACGACGCCGAGCTCGCCGCCTACAACGCGCGGCTGGCCGAGCTCGCGGGGCGCGACGGCGGCTGA